In Deltaproteobacteria bacterium, one DNA window encodes the following:
- a CDS encoding D-alanyl-D-alanine carboxypeptidase translates to MRSLWGMRDVLGSSTGPFWQQLVATLTLGAVLWVLLGVPRTGNAQTSPPAAPTAPAQAKKTDKPVPYTSAILMEAETGKVLFEKDPHVPLPPASMVKMMTLLIVMEKVRDGAIKLSDTVRVSRWASKMGGSQVFLREGEKMSVEELLKAAMIHSGNDATAALAEYVGGYASAFVDLMNDRAAQIGLKEARFHSVHGLPPEPGQQDDVMSAADLATLGREVMKFPQLAEWAGKIQEPFRDGQFTLVNPNHLLKDYPGADGIKTGFHNKAGFCVTGSAKQDDLRLIVVIMGTPTRGACFTSAAQLLNYGFATYRMFRPVQGNVTLEGKDITVRGGVAERVSIAAKHDVKILLKKGEEKKVGVTVRTPERVWAPLSAGQAVGEIVVTFDGAVVSTVPAVAAQEVGKASWWKRWRPW, encoded by the coding sequence ATGAGGAGTTTGTGGGGTATGAGGGACGTCCTCGGATCATCTACCGGACCATTCTGGCAGCAGCTTGTTGCAACGTTAACTCTTGGGGCCGTCTTGTGGGTACTCTTGGGAGTGCCGCGTACTGGGAATGCACAGACATCCCCTCCAGCAGCACCAACTGCTCCGGCACAAGCGAAGAAAACAGACAAACCGGTTCCGTACACCTCAGCGATCCTGATGGAAGCGGAAACTGGCAAAGTTTTATTTGAAAAAGACCCTCACGTACCATTACCTCCGGCGTCGATGGTGAAAATGATGACTCTGCTCATCGTGATGGAGAAGGTTCGAGATGGGGCAATAAAGTTAAGTGACACGGTGCGGGTATCGCGGTGGGCGTCGAAGATGGGTGGGTCGCAGGTGTTCCTCAGGGAAGGTGAAAAGATGTCGGTTGAGGAGCTGCTGAAAGCGGCGATGATTCACTCCGGTAACGATGCGACGGCGGCGCTTGCTGAGTACGTTGGTGGGTATGCGAGCGCTTTCGTTGACCTCATGAACGACCGTGCTGCCCAGATAGGATTAAAAGAAGCCCGTTTCCACAGCGTGCACGGCTTGCCACCCGAACCTGGACAGCAGGATGATGTGATGAGTGCCGCAGACCTGGCGACGCTCGGTCGCGAAGTGATGAAATTTCCTCAGCTCGCCGAGTGGGCGGGGAAGATACAAGAGCCGTTTCGGGATGGGCAATTTACCCTGGTGAACCCGAACCATCTGCTGAAGGATTATCCTGGGGCCGATGGTATCAAGACTGGGTTTCATAACAAAGCTGGGTTCTGCGTCACAGGAAGTGCAAAACAAGACGACTTACGCTTGATCGTGGTTATTATGGGTACTCCGACACGTGGGGCCTGCTTTACGAGCGCTGCACAGTTGCTGAATTACGGATTTGCCACCTACCGGATGTTTCGCCCGGTGCAAGGGAACGTTACGCTTGAAGGAAAAGACATTACCGTCCGTGGAGGAGTCGCTGAACGGGTTTCTATTGCTGCGAAACATGATGTGAAGATTCTGTTGAAAAAAGGAGAAGAAAAGAAAGTCGGAGTCACTGTCCGCACCCCAGAACGTGTCTGGGCACCGTTATCTGCCGGACAAGCGGTTGGCGAAATCGTCGTGACCTTTGATGGAGCAGTCGTGAGTACCGTTCCAGCCGTTGCTGCTCAGGAAGTGGGTAAAGCGAGCTGGTGGAAGCGCTGGCGACCGTGGTAG
- a CDS encoding RidA family protein, producing the protein MATRVAKATRTAKRPPQSAKNSAAKAKSVARKPATPRLVKKVIDPGWAWDDRLPLAQAQQMGNTIYVSGQVAYNSAGKLVGAGDMKAQARQVYQNIKDILAAAGASMSDIIKINTYITDQSKFMEMLDVRKEIFGHNPPASTAVVVAGLAFPGLLIEVEAIAMK; encoded by the coding sequence ATGGCAACAAGAGTAGCAAAAGCGACACGGACAGCCAAAAGACCGCCTCAGAGTGCAAAGAACTCTGCAGCGAAAGCAAAATCCGTAGCAAGGAAACCTGCAACACCTCGGCTCGTCAAGAAGGTTATCGATCCAGGCTGGGCCTGGGATGATCGCTTACCATTGGCGCAAGCTCAACAGATGGGCAATACCATCTACGTCTCAGGGCAAGTTGCATACAACTCAGCAGGCAAACTGGTCGGTGCAGGAGACATGAAAGCGCAAGCGCGGCAAGTGTATCAGAATATCAAAGACATCCTTGCGGCGGCTGGGGCCAGCATGAGCGACATCATTAAGATCAATACCTATATCACCGACCAGAGTAAGTTTATGGAAATGCTCGACGTGCGAAAAGAGATTTTTGGCCACAACCCACCAGCGAGTACAGCAGTCGTCGTTGCGGGGTTGGCTTTTCCTGGGCTCCTGATTGAAGTCGAAGCTATTGCAATGAAATAA
- a CDS encoding PAS domain S-box protein has protein sequence MGDTAEHIPLFPLSTPDTSAEKQHSQDRSQQIEVEQTRLLYAQAPSAVVISLFNATILVFFLRHEVPSSALIAWWTGMLGAYLIRSLLVWRYRQATLQGTPSQHWRTRFLISAVLSGCAWGSCALLLFPTVSLPHQLLLAFVVGGMAIGAIASMAAVRAAYIGFILPLTLPLVWRFFLQGGDDAIAMGSLSFIFVGGLLVMASQFHTTITESIALRFEKQDLLQSRKALQLSHDVLEDRVRERTMALQQEVRERARSETHARAMLQAIPDTVFRVNRDGVLLDFTPRDQFSALPAPESVVGKSVTEIVPPDVARAVNGAVAEALRTGTAQICEYPLSLQGTLHNYEIRLVVSGPDEVVGIVRDITQRKEVERLKDEFISTVSHELRTPLTSLVGFTELMLNRQFSPEKQQQYVSLIHDESVCLAHLVNDLLDLQRMQLGNLTYHLAALDLEPLLKTCGALFERDASSLRFAIASPLLPVYADDARIRQVVTNLLSNAIKFSPADGIVTVGAEVQHDEVVTWIADQGPGIPADALPKLFDKFFRVDNKETRHIGGAGLGLALVKEIVTAHGGRVWVESTLGQGSTFFFTLPLVSAVSDAVADSLAEVR, from the coding sequence ATGGGGGACACGGCTGAACATATTCCGCTTTTTCCTCTCTCCACACCAGACACATCAGCGGAAAAACAACACTCACAAGACCGCTCTCAACAGATCGAAGTAGAGCAGACCCGGTTGCTCTACGCCCAGGCTCCGTCTGCGGTTGTTATTTCACTTTTTAACGCGACGATCTTGGTTTTTTTCCTTCGCCACGAGGTTCCGAGTTCTGCCTTGATAGCCTGGTGGACAGGGATGCTCGGTGCATACCTGATTCGATCTCTACTCGTATGGCGATACCGTCAGGCGACGTTACAAGGAACACCGAGTCAGCACTGGCGTACGAGATTTCTCATCAGTGCGGTCCTCTCCGGTTGCGCGTGGGGTTCCTGCGCTCTCCTGCTTTTTCCCACCGTGTCACTACCACACCAGCTTTTGCTGGCCTTTGTCGTCGGTGGGATGGCGATCGGAGCGATTGCTTCTATGGCGGCGGTACGCGCTGCCTATATTGGTTTTATCCTTCCGCTGACGTTACCTCTTGTCTGGCGCTTTTTCCTCCAAGGGGGAGATGACGCCATTGCGATGGGGTCCCTCTCGTTCATCTTTGTTGGTGGCTTACTGGTCATGGCCTCGCAATTTCACACAACCATTACGGAATCCATTGCCCTACGTTTTGAGAAGCAGGACCTACTGCAAAGTCGAAAGGCGCTGCAACTTTCTCACGATGTCCTCGAAGATCGTGTGCGCGAGCGCACGATGGCCTTGCAACAGGAAGTCCGAGAACGGGCACGGAGTGAAACCCACGCGCGCGCGATGTTACAAGCGATTCCTGATACGGTCTTTCGGGTCAATCGTGATGGGGTGCTGCTTGATTTCACCCCACGGGACCAGTTTTCAGCTCTGCCCGCACCTGAGTCCGTTGTCGGCAAAAGCGTCACGGAAATTGTTCCCCCTGATGTCGCTCGCGCTGTCAATGGCGCGGTTGCTGAGGCTCTACGGACAGGAACGGCGCAGATCTGTGAGTATCCTCTCTCTCTACAAGGGACCTTACATAATTATGAAATCCGTCTCGTTGTGAGTGGACCTGATGAAGTGGTCGGGATTGTTCGTGACATTACTCAGCGTAAGGAAGTCGAACGGCTCAAAGACGAATTCATTTCTACGGTCAGCCACGAGTTGCGAACACCGCTGACGAGCCTTGTCGGCTTCACCGAACTCATGCTGAACCGCCAGTTCTCGCCTGAAAAACAGCAGCAGTATGTCAGTCTGATTCATGACGAGAGTGTGTGCCTTGCGCACCTCGTCAATGACCTGCTTGATCTACAGCGCATGCAGTTGGGAAATCTGACATATCATCTTGCGGCGCTTGATCTCGAACCGCTGCTTAAAACATGCGGAGCGCTGTTCGAGCGGGATGCATCATCACTCCGCTTTGCTATCGCCTCTCCTCTGCTACCAGTCTACGCGGATGATGCGCGTATTCGTCAGGTGGTAACCAATTTGCTGTCCAATGCGATCAAATTCTCTCCAGCCGATGGTATCGTGACGGTTGGAGCAGAGGTTCAACACGATGAAGTGGTCACATGGATTGCTGACCAGGGGCCAGGTATTCCCGCGGACGCGCTTCCCAAACTTTTTGATAAGTTTTTCCGCGTGGATAACAAAGAGACGCGCCACATTGGCGGAGCGGGCCTTGGGCTCGCCCTGGTCAAAGAAATCGTTACTGCGCATGGGGGAAGAGTCTGGGTAGAAAGCACGCTTGGTCAGGGAAGTACGTTCTTCTTTACCTTGCCCCTGGTCAGCGCCGTCTCCGACGCTGTAGCCGACTCGTTAGCAGAGGTGCGTTAA